Part of the Streptomyces sp. WMMC500 genome is shown below.
GCGCTCCCCGCCGACGCCGAGGACCTGCACCTGCCGAACTCGGAAGCCGCCCGCGGTCTCGCCAGCCGCCCGGACGGCTACGAACGACGGGGATGAGAGGCGCTGCTGGAGGCCGGCGGTGGACCTGATCTCTCCCGCGCAGCGTGTCGAGTTGTTCAACAGCTTCGAGCGGGACGCGTTCCGCCTGGAGCTGATCGACGACTACGGATCTCCGATCGAGAACACTCCGTACGCCCCGCTGGCAGCGCGGCGAGGCCGACGACTACGCGTGGCTGGTCCCGTGGATATAGATGATCAGGCGGGCCACGGCTGAGGGAAGGCAGGTCCGCTGGGTCCGCGCTCTGGGTGTGGCCTGCGGTCCGGTCAGGGACGGGTGCGCTGCCAGGGCCATCGACGCCGTTGGGTACGCGCGGCTGCGGCCCGTATCTCCGCGAGGTTGTTGCGGATGGTGAGGGTGTGGGGGTGGTCCGGGCCCAGGAGGCGCTCGCAGTCGGTGAGGGTCTGCTGATGGAGCTCGGCGGCCTCCTGGTGACGGCCGAGCGCGTTCAGGGCGATGGCGAGGTTGTGGCGGCTGATGAGGGTGTCGGGGTGATCCGGGCCCAGAATGCGTTCGCGGTCGGTGAGGCTCTGCTGATGGAGCTCGGCGGCCTCCCGGTGACGGCCGAGCGCGTTCAGGACGGCGGCGAAATTGCTGCGGCTGATGAGGGTGTCGGGGTGATCCGGGCCCAGAATGCGTTCGGAGTCGGTGAGGCTCTGCTGGTGCAGGTCGGCGGCCTCCCGGTGACGGCCGAGCGCGTTCAGGGCGTTGGCGAGGTTGTGGCGGCTGGCGAGGGTGTCGGGGTGATCCGGGCCCAGGACGCGTTCGCGGTCGGTGAGGCTCTGCTGATGGAGCTCGGCGGCCTCCTGGTGACGGCCGAGCGCGTTCAGGGCGATGGCGAGGTTGTGGCGGCTGATGAGGGTGTCGGGGTGATCCGGGCCCAGGACGCGTTCGCGGTCGGTGAGGCTCTGCTGGTGCAGGTCGGCGGCCTCCTCGTAGCGGCCGAGCGCGTCCAGGGCGCTAGCGAGGCTGTTGCGGCCGCTGAGGGTGTCGGGGTGATCCGGGCCCTGGATGCGTTCGCGGTCGGTGAGGTTCTGCTGATGGAGGTCCGCGGCCTCCCGGTGACGGCCGAGCCTGCGCAGGGCGTTGGCGAGGTTGTGGCGGCTGGCGAGGATGTCGGGGTGATCCGGGCCGAGGTAGTGGGTCTCGGTGTCCAGGACGCACTGGTGCAGGAGGTGTTCCTCAGTTGCGGCACCCGCGTTGTGGAGGGTGTGGGCGAGGCTGTCGAGCAGGTGGCGGGTGGTGAAGTCGGCGTCTGATGTGCGGTGGAGGAGGGGTGGGAGGTGTGCGGCGAGGAGACGTGCGGTGGGCCACCCGGCGCGGCCCGCGCTGACGGTGTCGTGAACCGTTTGGGCGAGGTGAGTGTCGAGGGCGGTGTAGCAGGTGGTGCGGTCGGTGCCGGGGGGAGCGGTGAGCGCGATGACGTCGTGTACCACGGGGTGCAGCACGACCTGCCCGACCGCCAGGGCTTCCCCGCCGCCGCCAGCGGACGGCAGCAGGTCCGGGGTGTTGATCAGGCCGAACTGGTGGAGCGCGGCGAGGGCGGCGTCGAGTTCGGCTGCGGTGGCGGTGCGTCCGGTGGCGTCGGTGAGCAGGGCGGGGGTGAGAAGAGCACGAGGAACGGGTGCGGGCGCCAGGAGCGCGAGGAGGAACAGGGTGGGGCGGGCGAGGGTAAAGCCGTCGGTGTGGAGTTGGGTGAGGGAGAGGTCGAAGGTGTGTCGCACCACTGTGCGGGCGACGTCCGCATCGGCGGCCTGCGGATGTTCCGCGCCGACGAGGTCACCGAACTCGGTGGCAAGGGCGTGCCGGTAGGCAGTGAAGGTGCGGTAGCGGCTGGTGGGGTTGGCCAGGTAGCGGCCCGCGGTCTCCAGAGCGAGGGGCAGCCCGCCGAGCCGTTGCCCGAGCGCGGCGGCCTCCTGCGCAGTGCCGGCGCCGGGTGCGGCGTCACGCAGCACCCGGCCCGAGGGGTCGTCGGCCAGGGGTTCGAGGGGGACCAGGCGGGCTCTCGGCCCCCAGGTCTCCCGCGCGCCGTCACGGGTGGTGACCAGCAGGAGTCCGCCGCCGTCGGGGCGCACCCACCCCCGGTAGGCACCGGGCAGCTCGCTGCCGGGGCCGAGGCTGCGGGGGGTGTCGACGTTGTCGATCACGATCATCCACCCCCGCACCGCCGCCAGGTGCTCCCACACCACGTCGACGAGCGCGGCCTGACCGCTCTGGGCCTCCTGAAGGCGGGAATCGGCGAGTCCCAGTTCCTTCACGACGCGGGTGAGGTCATGGGCAAGGCGGGCGGCATCATCCTGCCAGCGCACCCAGAACACCGCCCGCCCCTGCGCCTCGGCCTGCCGGGCGGCTTGGGCGGCAAGGGTGGTCTTGCCCAGCCCGCCCGTCCCGCAGACCACCACAAGCCCGCCGTTCCGGCCTGCCGCCAGACGCTCGATGTCGGCGAGTTGACTGTCACGGCCGCGGACGGGGGCCGGGACGGCAGGAGCGCGGCAGGAGGCGTGAGCGGCGGCCTCCCGCACCCAACGCCCACCCGCCCCACCGTCACCCGCAGCGGGTGGAAGGGCAGGAGCGGGAGAGCGCAGGGCGAGCAGCGAGACGGCGAGACCGAGCAGGCCGGCGACCCCGCCGATCACACTGGAAAGCTGATCCGCAGTCTCCAGCCCGACCCGTACGACCGCCCACGCAATCCCACCCGCCACAACCCCGCAGAACGGCACCCACAGCAGCCGGGCACGCATCCACCGCCACCGACCCCGCCCCACATGCCCACCCACGCCCACAGCCCCATCCACCCCTCGCCCGTCCCGTACGCCGAGGATGCCCTCCGCCCAAGATCAGCGCGCATGACCGAGGGCTTCGGTACGCAGCCGTGACAGCACCACCCGCAGCACGCCGGCCCGGATGTCGGGGGAGAGTCGCCTGTTACGTCAGTAGGTGGTCGAACTCGCCGCACTTGGCGCCGTCGAGGAACGCGGCGAGTTCGGTGCGCGTGTACAGCAGCGGGGGGACGTCGGGGTTCTTGCTGTCCCGCAGGGCGATCCAGCCGTCGCCTGCCGGGGCGAGTTCGACGCAGGCGCCGTTCTCGCCGGATGCCGTCGCCTTTATCCACGTCAGGTCGTCGGAGTTCACGGCCGGGGGTGTGGGTCGGGTGGCTTGGGTCATGGTCAT
Proteins encoded:
- the fxsT gene encoding FxSxx-COOH system tetratricopeptide repeat protein; the encoded protein is MRARLLWVPFCGVVAGGIAWAVVRVGLETADQLSSVIGGVAGLLGLAVSLLALRSPAPALPPAAGDGGAGGRWVREAAAHASCRAPAVPAPVRGRDSQLADIERLAAGRNGGLVVVCGTGGLGKTTLAAQAARQAEAQGRAVFWVRWQDDAARLAHDLTRVVKELGLADSRLQEAQSGQAALVDVVWEHLAAVRGWMIVIDNVDTPRSLGPGSELPGAYRGWVRPDGGGLLLVTTRDGARETWGPRARLVPLEPLADDPSGRVLRDAAPGAGTAQEAAALGQRLGGLPLALETAGRYLANPTSRYRTFTAYRHALATEFGDLVGAEHPQAADADVARTVVRHTFDLSLTQLHTDGFTLARPTLFLLALLAPAPVPRALLTPALLTDATGRTATAAELDAALAALHQFGLINTPDLLPSAGGGGEALAVGQVVLHPVVHDVIALTAPPGTDRTTCYTALDTHLAQTVHDTVSAGRAGWPTARLLAAHLPPLLHRTSDADFTTRHLLDSLAHTLHNAGAATEEHLLHQCVLDTETHYLGPDHPDILASRHNLANALRRLGRHREAADLHQQNLTDRERIQGPDHPDTLSGRNSLASALDALGRYEEAADLHQQSLTDRERVLGPDHPDTLISRHNLAIALNALGRHQEAAELHQQSLTDRERVLGPDHPDTLASRHNLANALNALGRHREAADLHQQSLTDSERILGPDHPDTLISRSNFAAVLNALGRHREAAELHQQSLTDRERILGPDHPDTLISRHNLAIALNALGRHQEAAELHQQTLTDCERLLGPDHPHTLTIRNNLAEIRAAAARTQRRRWPWQRTRP
- a CDS encoding DUF397 domain-containing protein gives rise to the protein MTQATRPTPPAVNSDDLTWIKATASGENGACVELAPAGDGWIALRDSKNPDVPPLLYTRTELAAFLDGAKCGEFDHLLT